The genomic window agcacaatcctagatATGCCTACATAAACATAAGACCCCTTGAGTTCAATTGGCaataccatcttggctgtgagtcctggaggaCCTGCTTCCTGCCCTGCAGGCCTTTtgcccacctggcctgggagaggagggccctgactgactccagctacaaaagacgAGGCTGCAGAACAAACTATTGGGCTGAGGTGTtggttagatttttttttaattgttggggGGAGGAGTGGGTGGGACGGGGTTGTTGATGTTACTAAAATAATCTTTggcatctttattttagatcttattatttatgtggaaattgttcaatttggttgtgtgcttCTTGATGTGCTTATTGTTATGACTACCGTacttttattatacagtggtacctcaggttaagtacttaattcattccggaggtccgttcttaacctgaaactgtcttaacctgaagcaccactttagctaatggggcttcctgctgctgccgcgccactggagcccgatttctgttcttatcctgaagcaaagttcttaatctgaagcactatttctgggttagtggagtgtgtaacctgaagcgtatgcaacctgaagcgtatgtaacccaaggtaccactgtatttgtaatgcaaatcttttcatgttgtaagccgccttgtgcATGGttgtgcccagtgctttttttctaaaaaaaaaaaaaagtttaggggtactctcattttgactcaagataatcaccattttatagttcaaattgggaaaaataaatacagtaaatggacaaaagtacaaagattcacaaaatgtttaggggtatgtgtatccctgcactgcccccaagaaaaaaaggactggttGTACCTATGGAAAGGCTGCATACAAATAACATGACGTATGTATGTAATGGTGAGTATACTAGACAGCACTTCCACCTGCAACACTCACTCAAACTGAGCAGGGCTTGGGAGAGTGAACTTGACGGTTATTAGTGGTACTTAATGGAGAAAGCATTAGAGAAAACATTGTCCCCTTTTTTGGTGCTAGCTAGTATTTATTGTGCTTTCCATGCTATTCCTCTGTTTTCTGAAGAAAGCGAGCGCCTCACAACCCAACTCCAGACAGCATTGTTCTTAATGACAACAGAAGTCAAGCAGTTGCATAGTATCTTTCTCTGTGCTTTTATTATCATTGCCAAAGCAGTGCTAATTTGGGAAGTGTTAATATAGGGGttggcattctgcacccatgGCTGAACTTGTCTATTTTTCATTATCCTGACATTATCCTGTCAGTACTATGTGAAAATAAAAGGGCTGCAAGAGTTAATGAATTGATTGGTGTGGTTAATTGATTAAAGTGTTGTTCTTTGATTAAAAAATCCTCAgtgtgatagaagaagaagaagaggaagaggaggaggatctgCACTTTATGAGAGGAAACTGCCAATCAGTTTCACAGGATGATCCTATTGTTAACTGTTTCCTCTCTTAGCAGTTAGAATAATTACAGACATTTTCTGTTGTCACAGTAAATAGCTAATGGATGCATGTAGACAGATAGAAGTTTTTTCTGTATCCCATGTAATTTCACTGAACTTTGGCACTGGATTCCATTGTTACTGATATTGTGCTTTCAGGACTTCAGGAATCCTCAGTGGACAAAAAGACCTAGAATTTTTGGAAATTCAGTTTAGCTAAAATAATGACTTCCTATAATCTGAACTATACCATAGAACTTATTTGGTCTTTTGCTGTAGTTATTGACATGGACTGATTATCATAACATGAAATTTACCTTTGCCATCTGAGGGGTGGTGAAGGAAATTTAACTGTCAGCAAGGAGGAGACAATTAGCAGACTTCAGAGAAGCAGTGGGACACTTAAGACGTAGTTGCAAGAGAATAAGTAGGAAATGATGGATAGATCAGATCAGGCTATAATAAGCATATGCTGAAACTGAACAACAAATTACCATGAGATGCTGATGTGCTGTCTGCTGAGATTATGTGAACAAAGCAGTGAGAAAGGTTTAATACCAGCCTTATAAGATCTTCTCCTTAAGATGATGGATACAGTTACCCATACTTTTGAttgcaaattttttttttttttgcatatgttCCAGTTATTGTTGTGTGCTCAACATTTATTAGCAAATTGTGTGAATTTTGAGTATTGTAGCAATGTTTCATGTGTTGCTTTGATGCCACTTACAGAGCTTATCGGTGAGAAATCAGGGACAAAAACTCAAACATGATAGCATGCTATTGATTTGTTCCATACTACACATCACTCTAGTCAGTTGTGTCATGAGTTCTGCTGCAGAAATAATCAGAACACCAGTTTCATTTCATACTGTTTAGTAATACACTATTGGGTTTACTCTGCAAACAAACGGGTACCAATTGGCTCTCAAcaacagtggaaccttggttctcgaatttaatccattccaggagtccgttcgactcccgaaacagtttgaaaaccaaggcatggcttctgattggctgcaggagcttcctgcactcaatcggaagccgcggaagccacgtcggacattcggcttctgaaaaacgttcacaaacgggaacacttacttccgggtctgtggcgttcaggagccgatttgttcgggagccaagctgttcggaaaccaaggtaccactgtaccttcaatgcctatttatttatttaagggttTATATTCTCCCTTTTGATGAATGTTTCAAGTTAGCTAACAATAGACTATAAGCAgtgtaataaaaacaaatacaattagAACAGCGGCAGGTGGTATTAAGACAATGACTTGGAATCCAGGTTTCTATGACTGGAATTATGCTCTGGTTCAAATGAGGGGAGGTGCTATTTACCaatttcccctttctcttctgcagatctgctccagagggccagggaaccccccagaacagcatggatGGTGGTGCTACGGAGGAGAAATTAGCAAAAACCACTTTTCCCATGCCACAGATAGGAGCCTCCGGTGGATTAGAACCCTTCTGTAAACAGAAGGCGCTCTTCATGGATGGGCAACCCAGCATCCAAGCCACTAAAGTTAACAGTTTGGGAGTCATTAAAATACCCCTCACACTCTGGTAACCATAGTGTGGTTACTCCCACCCCAGTGCTGATAATGTTCAAAAGAGATTACATGGAAGTGGCCTGGAAAGAAACACTGTCAATGGAAGTCACCATTTTGTTGGCCCAACACATCTGATTGCTTCTACGTTTCAAACATAGCTGGCATAAGTTAACAGGACTACTGAGCCTGAGTTCCAACTTTGGCACATTTGCTTATCTTTGTCTAGGGATCCACAGGGACAGGGGCATCCTATTGATCCCACTAAACttttaaattgcatttgaaaCCATTGATCTTGATGTTACATACAATTTTCTTAGCTAAAGACTGCTATGCAGTAAAAGCCTTTATTCAAGCCTATAAGTAAACAAGCAGCTTGTcatcagaagtgtgtgtgttgtgtgtgtgtgtgtgtgtgtgtgtgtgtgtgtgtgtgtgtgtgcacccagGAGGAGGGTGATTTCTTCAGTCCTCTATGCCAATCCATACAACACCCACACACTGTTCCAAGCATGTAGAATTTAACAACTTGACTTGAAAATTGTTCATTTTCAGCTATCATGGAAATATATAACAGTTTCTTAAGCTAGCAGAGGAGACAGTGTCATTGAAGTCGAGCCAGTTATGTGGGTGTAAGATGATTAAGGTGGATGTTGTGTAGGTGGAAAAGGAAtactataatttttattttttttaagattgtgCTTCTAACACGTTTAATATTCTCTTCCAGAACGTCTGGAGTTCTTATTATGAAGGTATTGCCAACTATGAATCTAGGCCTTAATTCATTGTCACACTACAGTCTGGGAGCCTAGTTACAGCTAGGCTAaataaaaatggtgcccagaagcTATAAAATGAGAATgaatacatctctctctctctctctctctctctctctctctctctctctctctctcacacacacacacacacacacacacacactccacttgTTCTGCAAAGGGACACATTTCTATCAAGCATGACCATGAGGCAGTTGAGATGTCTTAAGTCAGCGGGACAATAATCCACTGAAAaagtttcttcttcctcttccttagaTTGTGATTTACTTAAATTCTAGTCGCCTTCCACACAAGTCAGGAAGacgaagacacacacacacacacacacacacactgctgtgaGTTTTGGGGAGGGATAGGTTGTATGATTGAGCCCCCTTTTAATGGATTCAATTCCtagaatagccaggctagctttctGGTGAGGTAATGGTCCTCTAACTATGGAGCATTAAGTAACAAAGGAAATGACAGCAAATGGATGAGTCTCCCTCCTTCAGtttgctggtagttagaaagacaaaggccagagttgagagttTGAGTTATGTGAACTAGAAGATAGAAGcaaggctgcaggctgggcagaGGTGAGATAAGAgctatgcttgatttctgctggaatcaaaGGCTGTGGCTTTGGGAGAAGCAAGATCCTCTCGGggtattaatgctgtgaacctctccatcgtaggctcaagttgtatatatgtgtaaataaaccacatagcATAAAGACGCCCCAGTCTCTGCTatccctcattccaaaggaaacacaaaccctgggtaagcgcctggaacctcTTGAATTTTGTACTACTGAGAGATTGGGGTAGTGTGCAACAATATAATAGTTTGCAAGTAGCAGTGTGAAAAATCTGAAAtcccagaattttatttttaatttggaggGGGACCCATAGCTATGATGCAATGGTATTGAAAATGTTATCATTGACATAAGTGGCAGATTTgttatttgatttgattattcGCATTTCAAATCCAAGGAAATCTACAGGGTATAAATGGACCATAAGATTTAAATGAGattatgcaaaataaaataaaatataaacataaaGTTTTTCCTTTCTATAAACTTAATAGGACTTTGGCATCCATCACTGCCTATCAGGAAAAGCTCAGAGCCAAATCTCTGTCACAATCAATCAGAACTTACTGTCTTGCTCTAGCTCTTAAACACCTCAATTATCTTTTACCTGCagtaaaagctttttgaaagaaaTTGTCAAACAAAGCGGGTTCTGCTCACCTCTGAAACAAAATATGTTTGAAACACAGAGTGCACCCCCCTTGTTTtgtggaggggaaaaacaattcctgATGGCATTAAGTCAGAATAAAATTCTAGTACATTTCAATGAGGTTTTATCACATTgttacttttttgttttatttcatggcTACCtacaatttgtgtgtgttttgaggtATTCTGCTTGGGCCAAGCAATCCTATGCTTAATGTATACTAGGTctggacatgatgatgatgatttattcgaCTTATTTGTTGCTTACATCAAAAAGGCCTTTAAGTGATTTGCAAAAACGTTAAAAGCTAAAAAGCAACACATTTCAATAAAGCTTTTCCAAAGAGCCACAAACAAACCCAGCAGAAAAACAACTAAGACCTCAGCAGCAAGAACATTTCATCCAGCGGGCCATCAACCAACTTGTCATGATCTgtcaaatgcctgggagaagagatacGTTTTAACTTTGTGCCAGAAAGATGTTGTTGATGGTGCCCGGCATTGCTGCTGTTATGCTAGTGGAATGGCTGCAGAATCCTAAATCAGCTTagctggggaagggaagagagataggaagaaaatacaaaatggtGGGACAGACAGCGACATTAACTGCCACCATGTCCTTGGAAATACTCTCAGGCACAGAGTTGGATGCTACCCAGCAGGGCTGGCCTCTCAGGCAAAATAGCAGTGGAAGATTGATATCATGGGTGCTGGGGGGGAGGGATGAGCCCCTTTGTTCCATTACAGGAAAGACCTTTTCTTCAGCGCATGCCCTGTCAGATTCTAAGAATGTCTTTCCAGTCTTCAGAACTAGGAGTATCTTATGATACCTCTCCTTCCAGGCCTTTATTTTGCTCTGCTGGTAATAGGCAAAATGGTGGGTCTCTTGCCTTTCCCAGGGAGGTCCACTTCAGCTCACCAAACATTCTGTTCTGGGTGCTACCAGCTCTCTTAAGCTACTGTAGGGGAGTATTCGTATTAATAGATGTCCACCCTTCCAGATGCTTGGTATACCTGAGCAAGCTCATTTGTAGGTGCAGATGGCTGCATTGAAGCCACCTGACCAGATCTTAGCAGATGGGAAGCAGTGTTCTGCTTAGCAATTTCATAGGTCAATTTTTTGGGGGAGTTATAATCAACACACACTTCTGAAATGacagtttattttctttctttaaaatgttcCTCGGAAAAAGTGACCTGAATCTTTTGACATTAATTCACTCCACTTGCACTGTTTGGGTTTCAGATATGCAGTGTTTAAATACCCTGATACTTAAATCAGTGGAAAATTCTGCTGCTCTGGATATATTGTagaagtttttcttcttcttctttctatttcTAATTCAGATGCTTTCACCAGAATATCTGTATTTATGACCTTCATATTTGGTAGCAAAATTAACTTGTCTTTAAGTTCCTTGGTGGAAGAGAAAGATAAGTTGCTGTTTTTCTTGCTGCCGCTGTTGTTAAGCCATTTATATCACAGTATTAGGAATCAATAGCTATGCTATTTGGCATGTCACAAAGTTGAAATAAACACTGCCAGTTCTTCAAATTCTAAAGAACGCTGAATGTTGAAGTAACAGGATCCACAAAAAGACATACCTCAAACAGTGATAATACAGGATCAGATCTGAAGCATGAGGGCCGCAAGCCTAAGTACTGGTTTAGAATTCAGGGATGAGAAGctagtgtccctccagatgttgctggactccagctcccatcagccccagcaagcatggctattagtcaggggatgatgggagttgtagtccaacaatatctgccaAGCCACAAGTTTTTTCATCCACACTTTATGTTTTTAAGACTGTCTGCTATTCATTGTACCCAGTCATAATAATGGTGTTCTTTACATCTAATtccatgaaaaataataatgtgataaGTCAGGTCTGCCAAAGATTTTATAGTTTAGTTAGAATACATCTGATTGAAAAGTTGGGTGCCAGGATGGGCAATTATTAGCGGGGAGAGGTATCATAAGATTTGCATACATTACATTTCTGTGCAGAAAAAAGGTGAACTTATTCCTGGTACAGAATATTTGTATACTGTGAGACTCtactttccctttttaaaaagagcaggtTTCTCGGTTTTATTGGCAGGAAAATAGGCACAGTATGGGGAACCTCCCAAATTTGTGGGAATTTCAGTATCCATTGGGAAGGGTTTCAGTGCTCTACATAGCTTCTTGCTCcccactctataattctatgattctatgatctagctaagagttcttgcattgcagggagttgaactagatgaccctcagggggtcgttatgcaaatgtgaaattgtgcTTAACTGCATACAGATTATAGAATTTGAGTTACCTTGATGTAAAACTTATGGCTTTTTAAAGCACAGAGGACACATAGCTCTGATGGTAGAGAACAACTGAAGTCATTCATTAGCACACTGTTAAAGGGACAATAATCCATCAGTCAACAGGGAGATAGTTAAGAGTCGAGCCAGCTTTGTAAGGTGGCAATCTATTTGATGGCCTCATTTGGTATCTAAATAACGGTCTGTGTGCACAGTTTACTGCTTTCCAAACACATTTTCCACAGCTGGTGAGCATGCTTTTTATGTAACCGCAAACCCTTCTACAAACATTACGCTCGAGCTGTTCATCTGTCAGAAACATAAATGAAATTTCAAACAGATTTAGATGATTAGCTATAAAGAAATTACTTttatacagttttttaaaaagagtaatttgagcctttaaaaaaaatctcacatgtaattatcttatttttaagcaaacaaaaatgtttttgacaCAGTACGGAAAGCAGGGTGGAAAGAGTGTCCATAACCCCCTGTGGCTACACATGGTTCAAATTCTCACATGTGGAACCACAACGAAACTTGATTGCTTTAGTTGGTGGATGGCAGGCACACACATCAGCTTCCAGTTCCATTGTTGATGACAAAAACTACACTCTTGGATTACTTGATTGAGCTGATTTGGTTACAAGCAACACACAACTGTGAACTTGATTGGGCTGATTTGGTTACAAGCAACACACAAGTGTGAACATGCTAAGCAGTCCTCTCACTGAAGCCATGTGTGCCAGGGAGCTAAGCCATGGTCTGacttagcattatgtctgaactcaTGCTTTGTCTCATTCTAActaaaccatgagctgtaaagcCTTGGTTACTGCTTGTGGCTTGTTTGGAATGAGACAAACCATGAACCCCAAACTATGACTGAGCTCCTGGTAGCATGGCAACAACAGGAGTGGGAAAGGAACAAAGTGGCCAGGATTGTCCCACTGTGCAGCAGCAGTGCATGCTCGCTCATTCATGCTAAGACAAAGTTTGGCTTCCAATTATATTCAAGGTAGACTACTCTCTAATAAAGTCTGCCAAACCTTACTGAACCAGACAGTTAGGAGGATAGACTATCCAGCTGAACTATCCAGCTGACCCTCTCTGTGGGGTTGCCAGTCCAAAAGATAAATGTGTTCTTTTcaagtttgcatttttattgttttgaaaaatgGAACTATTTGTAAGTAGTACCAGCAGAGCCTGGAAGACTGCCTTCctttgacagacagacagacagacagacagacagacagacagacagagaagcaGACAACTGTAGTAAGATTCCACTTCACAGGATAACTTGTGAAGGTGTTGGGGTTGGGTTGTTAGTCTGCTTAATCTGCTTTAATTGTGCATGATTTAAATGGATAGGACATCTTGTTGTAAACTTGATTATTATTCACACTTTCCCAGTTTTATTATAGGTCTTATGTTATGTAAGTCATCAAAGAATTATTTCCAATTCATCATTATAGTTCATGGTAATCACCATCAACAATTCTGAGCTACAGATTTAGGattgtattttatttcttgttgCCAATGTTCTCAAAGCAACATGGATTTGCAATATGCCTATCTTGACTGGTCACCTGTGCCTTTGCCTTGACATTTAGCAGGGTTTGTTTGTGGCTGCCTTTCCTTTTACTGCGCACACACCTGGTTTGTGCCATTATTCTCCTGCACTCTGCCTTGATGAATTTTTGATGAAATGCACTTCTGGGTTCCCAGTGCCTATTACTGTCTTTTATTTGGAGAGAACAGTTTGCAGTGGCCCTGGCTGTGCCTCCTGTTTTTGCAGTGTCAGATCCATCAGTCTATTCAGACCAGCCTCTCCCTATATGACTTTGGTCACTTcgttttctttcttgtttgtgaATGCGCCTGTTTCTCTGACATAATCAGTAGGCTGTATGGCTCATCAAATTGAGTTTCCCTAGGGGGTAAAGTTAGCCTAGTTCTTCCTGAAGATGGCAGTTGTGAttctgtaacaacaacaatagtaataataataataatagagtggtacctcaggttaagtacttaattcgttccggaggtccgtacttaacctgaaactgttcttaacctgaagcaccactttagctaatggggcctcctgctgctgccacgccgccggagcacgatttctgttctcatcctgaagcaaagttcttaacccgaggtactatttctgggttagcggagtctgtaacctgaagtgtatgtaacctgaagcgtatgtaacccgaggtaccactgtagtagtagtagtagtagtagtaataataataataataataataataatagtagtagaagCATTCTCATTGTTTTGGCACCCGTGTGTTTTCTTAATGCCATGAAATGGAAGCATGACATGAACTACATGTGGTGGCTGTCTGGAGAGCAAGAGAAGGGCTATGGCTTAGAAATCTGCTCTGGGCTTTCAGTCAGCATCCCCCACTGCAACTGTGGTTTCTGCTCCTACGGGGCCAAGACTCGAAAGGAGCCATCAGGCCATACAGTCCATCTACCTGCTGGCCCATCTCCAAGGATCAGCCTATGGAATCCAAAGCAGAGGGTGCCACAGTTTGAGGGCATGTACATGGAAGACTGTCTTGCAGAAGAATATGAATATATGAATTTTCCATCTAGCCCAGAACCATTTGCTACTCTGAGTGGTAGCAGCTATCTGAGGCTTCACTTTgaggcgcccgccctgtggaaagtcctcccatcagatttcaatgaaataaacaactatctgacttttagaagacaactgaaggcagctctgtttagggaagtttttaatgtttgatgtttttttatctattattattattattattattattattattattattattagaaccgccctgagtggctggggaaacccagccagatgggcagagtataaatattattattattattattattattattattacctttacaatcattttaaacaaacaaaaaagcccccTTCTCAGGCATACTATTGGAAATATTTCATCTTTGACATGCTGGAAACTGGATCTGGGATCTACTATTTAGGGATTTCCATATGTGTTTGGGGGGCTAGCTAAATGTGGAAATGTCCGAAAATGTGATTCTCTCTTTGAACCGAGATTAAACCAAATGTGAATATTGAATTGACCTGAGCTTGCAATTAACCAGAGCATGCTTTGGATTCTAAACTTAGTAATGCAGAGTCTATAGCAAAAGAGTATCTGATTCCTATGATGAAGTGAAGTTAAAgcaatgcttttcttttcctGGCAGAATGAACCACCAGGTGGGCATCAGCAAATAATTTAGCACAACAGTTCTCAAAGAAAGCTAATTTGCTGCCCTGAATCTCACCTAGAATTTTCCTCACCGGGCCATGAGTCAGAGCATCAAACAGTGATGGGTGGATTGCAGGTCTTGGGGAAGAAAGAAGcaacttttttctctcccccaccacacACTCCTTTTACTTTGGAACTTCAAAAAGATCCAGTGCCCTCTAAACCCTACTCTGAGTTGCTGTTTTTCTTGCTTCCATCATCACCTTTCAAGAATGAATATTCCAAACTGAACCTTTTGCTCAACCTACATTTTTTTGGAGGCCGGAAGACACTCACTGGGAAAAAACTGGAGAAGATTAGCATCTTGTATTTTCTCTCTGATTATATCTTACCTCTTTCATAATGCTTATGcacctttaaaaaataacatgTTATGAAAAAGTTGAACCTGAGAAAACATTACCTGTTGCTTCCACCATTCCTTCTAGGATGACCACAATTTCTAATTCCTCTTTGGGCAGTTGAGCTTTGGAAATCTCCCAGAATGGACTCTGTTGATTTATTTCATGGCTGATGATCAGCGGTGAAACCAAAAACAGACGATCATCCCCTGTATAATAACCTACATTAATATCTGTCTGGTTGAGTGGTATAAATTCCCCCTCCTTTGTCTGTTTTGACTTGATCAACTTGGCTCGTATTGACGCTTCCACAATGTGTGAATTTCTAAGGTCCCCAACACGGAACATCAGACACAGCTTTCCGTCTCGCATGGAAATTACGGCATTGGTAGAAAACACCAAGGTTTCCGCCCTCTTCTTGGGCTGGGATATTTTCACAAACATGCAGCCAACCATGAAAGCATTGACTATAGATCCTAAAACAGACTGAACTAAAAGCAGGATAATTCCTTCAGGACATTTGTCTGTGATGACCCGAAAACCATACCCAATGGTGGTTTCTGTCTCTATGGAGAATAAAAAGGCGGAAACAAACCCATTGAGGTTACTGACACATGGGGTCCATTTCTTGTCCCCTATATGCTCCAAATCTCCTCGGATGTAAGCAATTAGCCACCAGATGAATCCAAAG from Podarcis raffonei isolate rPodRaf1 chromosome 4, rPodRaf1.pri, whole genome shotgun sequence includes these protein-coding regions:
- the KCNJ6 gene encoding G protein-activated inward rectifier potassium channel 2 isoform X2; amino-acid sequence: MEQDVESPVTIHPPKLPKQAREDLPKHLKECTKRKIQRYVRKDGKCNVHHGNVRETYRYLTDIFTTLVDLKWRFNLFIFVMVYTVTWLFFGFIWWLIAYIRGDLEHIGDKKWTPCVSNLNGFVSAFLFSIETETTIGYGFRVITDKCPEGIILLLVQSVLGSIVNAFMVGCMFVKISQPKKRAETLVFSTNAVISMRDGKLCLMFRVGDLRNSHIVEASIRAKLIKSKQTKEGEFIPLNQTDINVGYYTGDDRLFLVSPLIISHEINQQSPFWEISKAQLPKEELEIVVILEGMVEATGMTCQARSSYVTSEILWGYRFTPVLTLEDGFYEVDYNSFHDTYETNTPSYSAKELAEMASRAELPLTWSVSSQLDQRAEMDTEEETKNHEEQTERNGDVANLENESKV